In Streptomyces chartreusis NRRL 3882, the following are encoded in one genomic region:
- a CDS encoding serine/threonine-protein kinase: MAPQRNVGAGPEAELPEYAGHYRLESCLGSGGMGVVHLARSTSGMKVAVKVVHAEFAKDPEFRGRFRQEVGAARRVSGAFTAPVVDADPEAGRPWMATLFIPGPTLAQEVKRNGPLPPAKLRRLMAGLAEALRDIHRVGVVHRDLKPSNVLLAEDGPKVIDFGISRPKDSELRTETGKLIGTPPFMAPEQFRRPREVGPAADVFALGSVMVHAATGRGPFDSDSPYVVAYQVVHDEPELAGVPEELAPLVLRCLAKEPEDRPSPDELMRELRSVAASYDTQAFIPAQRVDEAPEEAAAAGEESGGGAGAAPAAEKPSRQPVLRLGRRAALGAGALGLAVVGALVSVPLLGDGGPAPEVAAPRTRAAAFSAWEAPPLSGKSTPQCAYAAEKLVCAQTGLVFALDPGDGRLLWRHPLDGVAASGPPSGAPVVSGGLVPAGLGQGRRVTMLDPGSGDVERRQELPAYGGLRAVGGMLLLTAADGTVSGVESASGDVKWSHRIPGQDVPYFVSFPGDPLAYAASVSGDGSGTKVTAVAPGTGDVRWEARLEGALQPLGVVDGAVVFVAVDAVRGDARAVVRYDPESRTSVRVPLTVPLQQVEGSVHGDVVHLMATGGALVAVDLEARKQRWSLETGVVRGSTPVADDRYVYVTAPDGRLLAVDARRGKLVGQTSPRLGDRSDRVPAALPEPVLVGDRVYAGAPDGSVFAVSGRDPSGW; encoded by the coding sequence ATGGCGCCACAGCGGAACGTCGGAGCGGGCCCGGAAGCGGAACTTCCTGAGTACGCCGGTCACTACCGGCTGGAGTCCTGTCTGGGCTCGGGCGGCATGGGCGTCGTGCATCTGGCCCGGAGCACGTCCGGGATGAAGGTCGCCGTGAAGGTCGTGCACGCGGAGTTCGCCAAGGACCCCGAATTCAGGGGTCGTTTCCGGCAGGAGGTCGGGGCGGCGCGGCGGGTCAGCGGGGCTTTCACCGCGCCCGTCGTGGATGCGGATCCCGAGGCCGGACGGCCCTGGATGGCCACCCTGTTCATTCCGGGTCCGACGCTGGCCCAGGAGGTGAAGCGGAACGGGCCCCTGCCCCCGGCGAAACTGCGTCGGCTGATGGCCGGGCTCGCGGAGGCGCTGCGTGACATCCACCGGGTCGGGGTCGTGCACCGGGATCTGAAACCGAGCAACGTCCTGCTCGCCGAGGACGGGCCGAAGGTCATCGACTTCGGCATTTCCCGGCCGAAGGACAGCGAGTTGCGGACTGAGACCGGGAAGCTGATCGGAACACCGCCCTTCATGGCGCCCGAGCAGTTCCGGCGGCCCAGGGAAGTCGGGCCCGCCGCCGACGTGTTCGCCCTCGGGTCCGTGATGGTGCACGCGGCCACCGGGCGCGGGCCGTTCGACTCGGACAGTCCGTACGTCGTCGCCTACCAGGTCGTGCACGACGAGCCCGAGCTGGCGGGTGTACCGGAAGAGCTGGCGCCGCTCGTGCTGCGGTGTCTCGCCAAGGAGCCCGAGGACCGGCCTTCTCCCGACGAGTTGATGCGGGAGCTGCGGTCGGTGGCCGCCTCGTACGACACGCAGGCGTTCATACCGGCGCAGCGGGTGGACGAGGCTCCGGAGGAGGCGGCAGCGGCTGGGGAGGAGAGTGGCGGGGGCGCCGGGGCAGCCCCTGCGGCTGAGAAGCCGTCGCGTCAACCCGTGTTGCGGCTCGGCAGGCGGGCGGCCCTCGGTGCCGGGGCCCTCGGGCTGGCCGTCGTCGGTGCTCTCGTGTCGGTTCCCTTGCTGGGGGATGGCGGGCCGGCGCCCGAGGTCGCCGCTCCGCGGACCAGGGCGGCCGCGTTCTCGGCGTGGGAGGCGCCGCCGTTGTCCGGGAAGAGCACACCTCAGTGTGCGTACGCGGCGGAGAAGTTGGTGTGTGCGCAGACCGGGCTGGTCTTCGCTCTCGATCCTGGCGACGGGCGGCTGCTGTGGCGGCATCCGCTGGACGGGGTCGCCGCGAGCGGGCCGCCGAGCGGGGCGCCGGTCGTCTCGGGCGGGCTGGTGCCGGCCGGGCTGGGCCAGGGGCGGCGGGTGACGATGCTCGATCCCGGCTCGGGTGACGTGGAGCGGCGGCAGGAGCTGCCCGCCTACGGGGGGCTGCGGGCCGTCGGCGGCATGCTGCTGCTCACCGCGGCCGACGGCACGGTCAGCGGCGTGGAGAGCGCCTCGGGCGATGTGAAGTGGAGTCATCGGATTCCGGGGCAGGACGTGCCGTACTTCGTCTCGTTCCCCGGTGATCCGCTGGCGTACGCGGCGAGCGTGTCCGGCGACGGGTCCGGCACGAAGGTCACGGCGGTGGCCCCGGGCACGGGTGACGTGCGGTGGGAGGCGCGGCTGGAGGGGGCGTTGCAGCCTCTCGGGGTGGTGGACGGGGCGGTCGTGTTCGTGGCGGTCGACGCCGTGCGCGGGGATGCCCGGGCCGTGGTCCGCTACGACCCGGAGAGCCGGACGAGCGTGCGGGTGCCGTTGACTGTTCCGTTGCAGCAGGTGGAGGGGAGTGTGCACGGGGACGTCGTGCACCTCATGGCGACGGGTGGGGCGCTGGTCGCCGTCGATCTGGAGGCGCGCAAGCAGCGGTGGAGTCTGGAGACGGGAGTCGTCCGGGGGTCGACGCCGGTCGCCGACGACCGGTACGTGTACGTCACCGCGCCGGACGGGCGGCTGCTCGCCGTCGACGCGCGGCGCGGGAAGCTCGTCGGACAGACGTCCCCGCGGCTGGGCGACCGGTCGGACCGGGTTCCGGCCGCGCTTCCCGAGCCCGTGCTCGTGGGCGACCGTGTCTACGCCGGTGCGCCGGACGGGTCCGTCTTCGCCGTGAGCGGGCGTGATCCGTCGGGTTGGTAG
- the proC gene encoding pyrroline-5-carboxylate reductase: protein MTQKVAVLGTGKIGEALLSGMIRAGWTPADLLVTTRRQERAEELHTRYGVTPVTNPEAAKIADTLILTVKPQDMGTLLDELAPHVPADRLVISGAAGIPTAYFEDRLAPNTPVVRVMTNTPALVDEAMSVISAGTHATADHLAHTEEIFGAVGKTLRVPESQQDACTALSGSGPAYFFYLVEAMTDAGILLGLPRDKAHDLIVQSAIGAATMLRDSGEHPVKLRENVTSPAGTTINAIRELENHGVRAALIAALEAARDRSRALASGNNS from the coding sequence ATGACCCAGAAAGTCGCAGTCCTCGGCACCGGCAAGATCGGCGAAGCCCTGCTCAGCGGAATGATCCGAGCCGGCTGGACCCCGGCCGACCTCCTGGTCACCACCCGCCGCCAGGAACGAGCCGAAGAACTCCACACCCGCTACGGCGTCACCCCGGTCACCAACCCGGAGGCCGCGAAGATCGCCGACACCCTGATCCTCACGGTCAAACCGCAGGACATGGGCACCCTCCTCGACGAACTCGCCCCCCACGTCCCCGCCGACCGCCTGGTCATCAGCGGCGCCGCCGGCATCCCCACGGCGTACTTCGAGGACCGCCTGGCCCCCAACACGCCGGTCGTCCGCGTCATGACGAACACGCCGGCCCTGGTCGACGAGGCGATGTCCGTCATCTCCGCCGGCACCCACGCGACCGCCGACCACCTCGCCCACACCGAGGAGATCTTCGGCGCCGTCGGCAAGACGCTCCGCGTCCCCGAGTCCCAGCAGGACGCCTGCACCGCCCTCTCCGGCTCCGGCCCGGCGTACTTCTTCTACCTGGTCGAAGCCATGACCGACGCGGGCATCCTGCTCGGCCTGCCCCGCGACAAGGCCCACGACCTCATCGTCCAGTCCGCGATCGGCGCCGCCACGATGCTCCGGGACAGCGGCGAACACCCGGTGAAGCTCCGCGAGAACGTCACGTCCCCCGCGGGCACCACCATCAACGCCATCCGCGAACTCGAGAACCACGGCGTGCGAGCCGCCCTCATCGCCGCCCTCGAAGCCGCCCGCGACCGCAGCCGCGCCCTGGCCTCCGGCAACAACAGCTGA
- a CDS encoding ABC transporter ATP-binding protein, which produces MMNNAPGPPPTHTKTPPATHTNNPPAVHAKNLTVTRGPRTVLRNLAFTVPRGQITGLLGPSGCGKSTLMRATVGTQAKVTGTLDVLGHPAGHPTLRTRIGYVTQAPSVYDDLTVRQNLDYFAAILDPGRPAADRRHDNVTRAIADVDLTTHADALAGNLSGGQRNRVSLAVALLGTPELLVLDEPTVGLDPVLRRDLWTLFHDIAASRGATLLVSSHVMDEAERCHRLLLMREGELLADDTPEALRTRTGADTVEEAFLHLVDEAEAAADTRETKR; this is translated from the coding sequence ATGATGAATAATGCTCCTGGGCCACCGCCCACCCACACCAAGACCCCACCAGCCACCCACACCAACAACCCCCCGGCCGTCCACGCCAAGAACCTCACCGTCACCCGCGGCCCCCGCACGGTCCTGCGCAACCTGGCCTTCACCGTCCCCCGAGGCCAGATCACGGGCCTACTGGGCCCCTCCGGCTGCGGCAAGTCCACCCTCATGCGCGCCACCGTCGGCACCCAGGCCAAGGTCACCGGCACCCTCGACGTCCTCGGCCACCCCGCCGGCCACCCCACCCTCCGCACCCGCATCGGCTACGTCACCCAGGCCCCGTCCGTCTACGACGACCTGACCGTCCGCCAGAACCTCGACTACTTCGCCGCGATCCTCGACCCCGGCCGGCCCGCAGCCGACCGCCGCCACGACAACGTCACCCGCGCGATAGCCGACGTCGACCTCACCACCCACGCCGACGCCCTGGCCGGCAACCTCTCCGGCGGCCAGCGCAACCGCGTCTCCCTGGCCGTCGCCCTCCTCGGCACCCCCGAACTCCTGGTCCTCGACGAACCGACCGTCGGCCTCGACCCTGTCCTGCGCCGCGACCTCTGGACCCTGTTCCACGACATCGCGGCGAGCCGCGGCGCGACACTCCTCGTCTCCTCCCACGTCATGGACGAGGCCGAACGCTGCCACCGCCTCCTCCTCATGCGCGAGGGCGAGCTCCTCGCCGACGACACCCCCGAGGCCCTGCGCACCCGCACCGGCGCCGACACGGTCGAGGAGGCTTTCCTGCACCTGGTGGACGAGGCAGAGGCGGCAGCCGACACAAGGGAGACGAAACGATGA
- a CDS encoding class I SAM-dependent methyltransferase, whose product MTPHAAAHHPTGAEPTAETTTEPPTPTPPTPTTPPTHTARAHSFNTAAAQYAANRPSYPPALFDAVEALADHPLPGSRVADIGAGTGIATALLHARGADVIAVEPGDGMAAQFRSTLPDIPIVRGTGDDLPLADASVDFVTYAQAWHWTDQARSVPEALRVLRPGGALALWWNTDALDVPWIAEAAARTERHFRIDTAAERRNVNARAADPTGRLDFTRRTVRWSRRVPVDTHLANIGSHSVFLVHGEEHTAAFLAEEREHLLKTFPDGVVEEVYDVVLLLAKAPA is encoded by the coding sequence ATGACCCCACACGCCGCCGCCCACCACCCCACCGGAGCCGAACCCACCGCAGAAACCACCACCGAACCCCCAACACCGACGCCGCCCACCCCGACAACACCCCCCACCCACACCGCCCGCGCCCACTCCTTCAACACCGCCGCAGCCCAATACGCGGCCAACCGCCCCTCCTACCCCCCAGCCCTCTTCGACGCGGTAGAAGCCCTGGCCGACCACCCCCTCCCCGGCTCCCGCGTCGCAGACATCGGCGCCGGCACCGGCATAGCGACCGCCCTCCTCCACGCCCGAGGCGCCGACGTCATCGCCGTAGAACCCGGCGACGGCATGGCGGCCCAGTTCCGCAGCACCCTCCCCGACATCCCGATCGTCCGCGGCACCGGCGACGACCTCCCCCTCGCCGACGCCTCCGTCGACTTCGTCACCTACGCCCAGGCCTGGCACTGGACCGACCAGGCCCGATCCGTCCCGGAGGCCCTCCGCGTCCTGCGCCCCGGCGGCGCCCTCGCCCTCTGGTGGAACACCGACGCCCTGGACGTGCCGTGGATCGCCGAAGCCGCCGCCCGCACGGAACGCCACTTCCGCATCGACACGGCCGCCGAGCGGCGAAACGTCAACGCCCGCGCCGCCGACCCCACCGGCCGTCTCGACTTCACCCGCCGCACGGTCCGCTGGAGCCGACGCGTCCCGGTCGACACCCACCTCGCCAACATCGGCAGCCACTCGGTCTTCCTGGTACACGGCGAGGAACACACCGCGGCCTTCCTGGCCGAGGAACGCGAGCACCTCCTCAAGACCTTCCCGGACGGCGTCGTCGAGGAGGTCTACGACGTAGTCCTCCTCCTGGCGAAGGCCCCTGCTTGA
- the trpS gene encoding tryptophan--tRNA ligase — translation MTRVFSGVKPTGHLTLGNYLGAMRRWAAVDQHEADALFCVVDLHALTVDHDPARVRRLSRQAATLLLASGLDPELCTLFVQSHVDEHARLSYVLECVATDGEMRRMIQYKEKAAREQRRGGSVRLSLLTYPVLMAADILAYAADEVPVGDDQVQHVELTRDLAVRFNQRYGHTFVVPRATRPGVAARVMNLQDPTSKMGKSDDVGPGIVYLLDEPDVVRKKVMRAVTDSGREVVYDREARPGLANLLEILAACSGGSPEELSGAYASYGDLKRDTAEAVVEVLRPVQERHKELCADPGHVERVLRDGAERARGMARPTVDAAYRAIGLLPAVPEAAADASRAAVLRV, via the coding sequence ATGACACGGGTTTTCAGCGGGGTCAAGCCGACGGGGCATCTGACGCTGGGGAACTACCTGGGAGCCATGCGGCGGTGGGCTGCCGTCGACCAGCACGAGGCGGACGCCTTGTTCTGCGTCGTCGACCTGCACGCGCTGACGGTGGACCACGATCCCGCGCGGGTGCGCAGGCTGAGCCGGCAGGCGGCGACCTTGCTGCTGGCGTCCGGGCTGGATCCGGAGCTCTGCACGCTGTTCGTGCAGAGCCATGTGGACGAGCACGCGCGGTTGTCGTACGTGCTGGAGTGCGTCGCCACCGACGGTGAGATGCGGCGGATGATCCAGTACAAGGAGAAGGCCGCGCGGGAGCAGCGGCGGGGCGGGAGTGTGCGGCTGTCGCTGCTGACGTATCCCGTGCTGATGGCGGCGGACATCCTGGCGTACGCGGCTGATGAGGTGCCCGTGGGGGACGACCAGGTCCAGCACGTGGAGCTGACGCGGGATCTCGCGGTGCGGTTCAACCAGCGGTACGGGCATACGTTCGTGGTGCCTCGGGCCACGCGTCCGGGGGTGGCGGCGCGGGTGATGAACTTGCAGGATCCGACGTCGAAGATGGGCAAGAGCGACGACGTCGGGCCGGGGATCGTCTATCTGCTGGACGAGCCGGACGTGGTGCGGAAGAAGGTCATGCGGGCGGTGACCGACAGCGGGCGGGAGGTCGTCTACGACCGGGAGGCCCGGCCGGGTCTCGCCAATCTGCTGGAGATTCTCGCCGCGTGCTCGGGTGGGAGCCCTGAGGAACTGAGCGGTGCGTACGCGTCGTACGGGGACTTGAAGAGGGACACCGCGGAGGCTGTGGTGGAGGTGCTCAGGCCCGTGCAGGAGCGGCACAAGGAGTTGTGCGCCGATCCCGGTCATGTGGAGCGCGTGCTGCGGGACGGTGCGGAGCGGGCCCGGGGGATGGCTCGGCCGACCGTGGATGCCGCTTATCGCGCGATCGGGTTGCTGCCTGCCGTGCCGGAGGCGGCGGCGGACGCGAGTCGGGCCGCCGTGCTGAGGGTGTGA
- a CDS encoding SH3 domain-containing protein encodes MSVEPVEEAERGTQETGMPLVTTLAAAATYFSTAPGVRLNVRSGPGTGYPIVKVLPEGSRVLIHCQTPGTWVTGPYGTTNIWDNIASGQYVSDAYVNTGSDGYIRPRCG; translated from the coding sequence ATGTCAGTCGAGCCTGTCGAAGAGGCCGAGCGCGGCACACAGGAGACCGGCATGCCGCTGGTCACGACACTGGCCGCGGCGGCCACGTACTTCTCGACCGCACCGGGCGTGCGCCTCAACGTCCGCAGCGGTCCCGGCACGGGCTACCCGATCGTCAAGGTCCTGCCCGAGGGCTCCCGGGTCCTGATCCACTGCCAGACACCCGGCACCTGGGTCACGGGCCCGTACGGCACGACGAACATCTGGGACAACATCGCGAGCGGCCAGTACGTCTCGGACGCCTACGTGAACACGGGCAGCGACGGCTACATCCGCCCCCGCTGCGGCTGA
- a CDS encoding ABC transporter permease → MTPTPISTPTPTPTITPTPTPPRALNASRTTATTTRVLRQLAHDPRTIALLILIPCVMLFLLRYVFDGSPRTFDSIGASLLGIFPLITMFLVTSIATLRERTSGTLERLLAMPLGKGDLIAGYALAFGTLAIIQSALATGLAVWFLGLDVTGSPWLLLLVALLDALLGTALGLFVSAFAASEFQAVQFMPAVIFPQLLLCGLFTPRDNMHPALEAISDVLPMSYAVDGMNEVLRHTDMTATFVRDILIVAGCALLVLTLGAATLRRRTA, encoded by the coding sequence ATGACCCCCACCCCCATTTCCACCCCCACCCCCACCCCCACGATCACACCGACCCCAACGCCACCGAGGGCCCTGAACGCCTCCCGCACCACCGCCACCACAACCCGCGTCCTGCGCCAGCTGGCCCACGACCCCCGCACCATCGCGCTGCTGATCCTCATCCCCTGCGTGATGCTGTTCCTGCTGCGCTACGTCTTCGACGGCAGCCCGCGCACCTTCGACAGCATCGGCGCGTCCCTGCTCGGGATCTTCCCGCTGATCACGATGTTCCTGGTGACCTCCATCGCCACCCTGCGCGAACGCACCTCGGGCACCCTCGAACGCCTCCTCGCCATGCCCCTCGGCAAAGGCGACCTCATCGCCGGCTACGCCCTCGCCTTCGGCACCCTCGCGATCATCCAGTCCGCCCTGGCCACGGGCCTCGCGGTCTGGTTCCTCGGCCTCGACGTCACCGGCAGCCCCTGGCTCCTCCTCCTGGTGGCCCTCCTCGACGCCCTCCTCGGCACGGCCCTCGGCCTCTTCGTCTCGGCCTTCGCGGCCTCGGAGTTCCAGGCGGTCCAGTTCATGCCGGCGGTGATCTTCCCCCAGCTCCTCCTCTGCGGCCTGTTCACACCCCGCGACAACATGCACCCGGCCCTGGAGGCCATCTCGGACGTCCTCCCCATGTCCTACGCGGTGGACGGCATGAACGAGGTCCTCCGCCACACGGACATGACCGCCACGTTCGTACGCGACATCCTGATCGTCGCCGGCTGCGCCCTGCTGGTCCTGACCCTGGGCGCGGCGACCCTGCGACGCAGGACGGCATGA